In Vampirovibrio chlorellavorus, one DNA window encodes the following:
- a CDS encoding HD-GYP domain-containing protein, translated as MFVKVPLNELAGVNTLEFNLYTMTGERLYPAGTILTDDLRGHLKHVGVYRDSQDLPRATAPEWPDLPGLDHFNHEGHIFQFATGLTPAEAQDAQQENTSEPLLSEDMTQAFLGSIGYFWQRLQKGATPDIALCEVARDKLIAEVTSQVDQIQYLSQVRVRDEYTYSHILDVTALSIALAIRAGFGKAEVREIALAAILHDLGKLMIPRNIMFKTGRLSEKEFEVMQLHPGLGYKVIKEVLRLPEPIALPALQHQEMYGGGGYPLGLKGDEIHPYSHLVKIADVYDALTSKRPYKESIPSSKAIKIMLSEGDKSFHPELLAQFVQLSNFKDFSQDSLPRQWEMAS; from the coding sequence TTGTTCGTAAAAGTTCCATTGAATGAACTGGCTGGCGTAAACACGCTGGAATTTAACCTGTACACTATGACCGGTGAGCGGTTATATCCCGCTGGAACCATCCTGACGGATGACTTGCGGGGACATCTCAAACACGTCGGCGTCTACCGGGACAGTCAGGATCTCCCAAGGGCCACAGCCCCTGAATGGCCCGACCTTCCGGGTTTGGATCATTTCAACCACGAGGGACATATCTTTCAATTCGCGACGGGCTTAACCCCGGCGGAAGCTCAGGACGCCCAACAGGAAAACACGAGTGAGCCTTTGTTGAGTGAGGACATGACCCAGGCCTTTCTGGGGTCCATTGGGTACTTCTGGCAGCGCCTGCAAAAGGGGGCCACCCCCGATATCGCCCTGTGCGAAGTGGCCCGGGACAAGCTGATAGCCGAGGTCACCTCCCAGGTGGATCAGATTCAGTACCTCAGTCAGGTGCGGGTGCGGGACGAGTACACCTACTCCCACATTCTGGATGTGACGGCCCTGAGCATCGCCCTGGCCATCCGGGCCGGATTCGGCAAGGCGGAAGTCAGGGAGATTGCCCTGGCCGCCATTTTGCATGATTTGGGCAAGCTGATGATCCCCCGGAATATTATGTTTAAAACCGGACGCCTCAGCGAAAAAGAGTTTGAAGTCATGCAACTGCACCCCGGTCTGGGCTACAAGGTCATTAAAGAAGTGCTGCGCTTGCCGGAGCCTATTGCCCTGCCCGCCCTGCAACATCAGGAAATGTACGGCGGGGGCGGGTATCCGCTGGGGCTAAAGGGTGATGAGATTCATCCCTACTCGCATCTGGTGAAAATCGCCGATGTGTATGACGCCCTGACCTCCAAGCGCCCCTATAAGGAATCCATTCCCAGCAGCAAGGCCATTAAAATCATGTTGTCGGAAGGCGATAAAAGTTTCCACCCCGAACTGCTGGCCCAGTTCGTGCAACTGAGCAACTTCAAGGATTTCAGTCAGGACAGCCTGCCCCGACAGTGGGAAATGGCCTCCTAG
- a CDS encoding CPBP family intramembrane glutamic endopeptidase, which translates to MERESDRQPVQLKLGPIDWTAKGQPLRLVFLSLAMLAPWFWVWLGLHILKDYRLTILMYEVLGCGLPILLIRNKPLPPLWPFRFKRRWIFSGAIGVNLIILGVFWQTNSFNMDWEWFYQRMQTTHLFINTEFWLLALCIVLLNPFFEEMFWRGIIYQELKDYTTPLKANLISSFFFGAWHWVVLQAYCTPFWALWLTVAVMLGGILFAYTYEKSGTLASAVMLHATGADLPMVYVVYSCVTQAGQWMHQNPFM; encoded by the coding sequence ATGGAAAGAGAGTCTGACCGCCAGCCGGTCCAACTAAAACTAGGCCCCATCGACTGGACGGCCAAAGGCCAGCCCCTGCGTCTGGTGTTTTTATCGCTGGCCATGCTGGCCCCCTGGTTTTGGGTGTGGCTGGGATTGCATATTCTGAAGGATTACCGGCTGACCATCCTGATGTACGAAGTTCTGGGTTGCGGTTTGCCCATTTTATTAATACGCAACAAGCCCTTACCGCCCCTTTGGCCGTTTCGTTTCAAACGCCGCTGGATTTTCAGTGGCGCTATCGGGGTGAACCTGATTATTCTGGGTGTTTTCTGGCAGACCAACAGCTTTAACATGGACTGGGAGTGGTTCTATCAGCGTATGCAAACCACCCACCTGTTCATCAACACCGAATTCTGGCTGCTGGCCCTGTGCATTGTACTGCTCAATCCTTTTTTTGAAGAGATGTTCTGGCGGGGCATCATCTATCAGGAGCTAAAAGACTACACCACCCCACTCAAGGCCAACCTGATTTCCTCCTTCTTTTTTGGAGCCTGGCACTGGGTGGTCTTACAGGCTTACTGCACCCCGTTTTGGGCCCTCTGGCTGACGGTGGCCGTCATGCTGGGCGGTATTTTGTTTGCCTACACCTACGAGAAGAGCGGAACACTGGCCTCTGCCGTGATGCTACATGCCACCGGGGCCGATTTACCCATGGTGTATGTGGTGTATAGCTGTGTTACCCAGGCTGGACAGTGGATGCACCAAAATCCGTTTATGTGA